In one window of Gossypium hirsutum isolate 1008001.06 chromosome A01, Gossypium_hirsutum_v2.1, whole genome shotgun sequence DNA:
- the LOC107916725 gene encoding photosystem II core complex proteins psbY, chloroplastic, which produces MAASVATMAMLNAKCLSISSTKMSSPTKPTPKPFSLLSMQNLPKGLTISKPANNSNLPSSLAGSAIAGAIFSTLSSCDPALAAQQIAEIAEGDNRGLALLLPIIPAIAWVLFNILQPALNQLNRMRSSKGVIIGLGLGGLAASGFMSTPEASASEIAMVADASSSDNRGTLLLFVVAPALLWVAYNILQPALNQLNRMRSQ; this is translated from the coding sequence atggcAGCAAGTGTAGCAACAATGGCGATGCTCAATGCAAAATGCCTAAGCATCAGCTCAACTAAGATGAGCAGCCCAACAAAGCCAACCCCAAAGCCCTTCTCCCTTCTCTCCATGCAGAACCTCCCCAAAGGCCTCACCATCTCAAAACCAGCCAACAACTCAAACCTACCTTCTTCACTCGCTGGCAGCGCCATTGCTGGAGCTATCTTCTCAACCTTAAGTTCATGTGACCCCGCCTTAGCTGCACAACAGATTGCTGAAATAGCTGAAGGAGACAACCGTGGGCTAGCTCTATTGCTTCCCATAATCCCAGCGATCGCTTGGGTCCTCTTCAACATCCTCCAGCCAGCACTTAACCAGCTGAATCGAATGAGGAGCTCCAAAGGGGTTATCATAGGGCTAGGGCTCGGAGGATTGGCTGCATCAGGGTTCATGTCAACACCGGAAGCATCGGCCAGTGAGATAGCTATGGTAGCTGATGCTTCATCTAGTGACAATAGGGGTACCCTTCTCCTCTTCGTTGTAGCACCAGCTCTTCTTTGGGTGGCCTACAACATTCTGCAACCCGCTTTGAACCAGCTTAATAGGATGAGATCTCAGTGA